Part of the Candidatus Baltobacteraceae bacterium genome is shown below.
GCGGCGAGCAGCTTCCCTTCCTTGAACAACTTCACCGCGTCGTCGAGCGATGGTTCGCCGCTTTCGAGCTGCTTGACGATCTCCTCGAGACGCGCGAGTCTGGCCTCAAAGTTGTCGGGCTGCTTATCACTCATCGAGATGACCTTCTACACGCGCGAGCAACCCTCCGCGCTGCACTTTTGCTTCGATGAGCGCACCGGCGGGAACGCCGGCCGCGTCGCGAACCAACTTGCCGTCCAGCGTGATCATCGCGAAGCCTTGTGCCAGTGCGAGCTCGGGATTGCGCCCGTTCAGGTTGGCGACGGCGAGTTGCAACCGGTGGGAAGCCGCCGCGAGCACGCGTGATGCCGCTGCCGGCAGACGCGTGCGCCCCTCGGTAAGCCGTCGAGCCAGCGTGCTCAGGCGCGCGAACGGCGACTGCGCGCCCAGACGCCGCTCCCGGTTCGCGAGACGATCGCGCTGTTTCGCAATCGGGTGCGAGAGCGCGTTGATCAGTCGCT
Proteins encoded:
- the xseB gene encoding exodeoxyribonuclease VII small subunit gives rise to the protein MSDKQPDNFEARLARLEEIVKQLESGEPSLDDAVKLFKEGKLLAAECEGLLKNAQEQIDAAMGDAKT